From the Actinomadura luzonensis genome, the window GCCGTCGGCCGTGCGCTCGTCCAGGTCGGACCACAGGACGCCGTTCCAGCAGGGCGGGGGGCCGGACTGGCGCACCACGCCGCCGGTCCGCTCGATCACCGCCCCCGGCGTGTCGGGGCGGGGCTCGCGGCGGAAGCGCGACTCGTACAGGTGCAGCAGGGCGTCGTGATTCATCCGGACCACCCCAGCACCAGGGGACGCGCGACGGCAACCGAATTATCCGCCCCCGCGCGCCCCCTTCGCGGGTTCAGCCGCCGAAGCGCCGCTGGCGGGCGGCGAAGCTGCGCAGCGCGCGCAGGAAGTCGATCTCGCGGAAGGCCGGCCAGTACGCCTCGCAGAAGTACAGCTCGGAGTAGGCCGCCTGCCACAGCAGGAAGTTCGACATGCGCTGCTCGCCGCTGGTGCGGATGACCAGGTCGGGGTCCGGCTGCCCGGCGGTGTAGAGGTGGCCGGCCAGGTCGTCGGCGGTCAGTGTCTCGGCCAGCTCGTGCATGGACTGCCCGGCCTCGGCCCGCTCGTACAGCAGCTCGCGCAGCGCGTCGATGACCTCCTGCCGGCCGCCGTAGCCGATGGCGAGCGTCAGGTGGAAGCCGGTCGCGCAGGTGCGGGTGGCCTCGACGGCGTTCTTCAGCGCGCGGGCGGTGGTGTCGGGCAGCATGTCGAGCAGCCCCGCGACGTGCACGCGCCAGCGGGCGTCCGGGCGGGCCAGCCGTTCGGCGACCATCTCCTCGATGACCTTGAGCAGGAAGGCCACCTCCGCGTCGCCGCGCCGCTGGAGGTTCTCCGTCGAGCACAGGAACACCGTCAGGTGCCTGATGCCGAGGCCCTCGCACCACGACAGCACGTCCTGGATGTGCTCGGCGCCGTACTGGTGGCCGATGCTCGGGTTGGGCAGGCCCTTCTGCCTGGCCCAGCGGCGGTTGCCGTCGATGATGAGGCCGACGTGGCGGGGCAGCGGGCCGGTCATGACCTGGCGGCGCAGGCGCCGGGCGTACAGGGAGTGGAGAAGATCGTTCGCGTGCACCCCATAAGCATGCAGTGCGGGGTCAGCCGGTTCGGGACGATTCGAGAAAGTCGGCGCAGCGGCCGAGGAGCGCGACCAGCGTCTGCCGCTCCTCGTCGGTGAACTGGGCGGCGAGGGCGCGCTCCAGGCGGACGGCGCGGGCGTCGGCGGCGGCCCTCGCCCGCTCGCCCTCGGGCGTGAGCCGGGTCTCCAGGATGTTCTTGTGCCACTCGTGCGGGGTGCGCTCGACGAGGCCGAGCTCCTGGAGGTTCTTGAGCACGGTGTTCATCGTCGGCGGGGTGACGCCGCAGGCCCGGGCCAGGGCAGCGGCCGAGATGCCGGGGTTCTCGCCGAGGTGGAGCAGCGCCGAGTACTGCGGCACGGTCAGGCCGGCCGGCTTGAGGGCGGCGTTCTTGGCCGCGTTGAGCGCTTGCTCCGCGCGCTTGACGTGCGCCCCCAGGCGCTCGGAGACGGGCATGGACGTCATCTCCGCATGATAACGAGGGGACCGAAATGACGTTGACGAGCATTAGAACTCTAACTATCGTTCGTATGCGTTCTTACTTCTTCTTCGATGGAGGGATCGTCCTGATGATCCGCATGTCCGCCGTCCTGGCGTCCGCGGTCCTGGCCGGCGCGCTCGCCGCGCCGCCCGCCCTGGCCGATGCCGCCGGCCCGGCCGCCGCGCCGCGCACCACCACCGCGCCGCGCGTCACCACCGCGTACGAGCTGCCCGGCGACCGCGTCTACCCCGAGGGCATCACCGCCGACCCGCGCACCGGCGTCCTGTACGCGGCCTCCTGGGCCGACGGCACCGTCTACGAGCTGACGCCCGGCCGGCGGGTCGCCGCGACCTTCCTGCCGGCCGGCTCCGACGGCCGCGACACCGCCAACGGCCTGGAGGCCGACGACGCGGGCCGGCTGTGGGTGACCGACTCCACCAGCGGTGTCTTCGTCTACGACACGCGCACCCGGGAGCTGCTGGCCCGCTTCGACGTCCCGGCCGGGGCGCCGAGCTTCGTCAACGACCTGGCCGTCGCCCCCGACGGCGCGGTCTACGTCACCGACAGCCTGCGCGCCGTCGTCTACCGGGTCACGCCCGCGCAGTTCGAGCGGGCGCGGGGCGGAGCCGCGGAGCTGACCCCGTTCGCCGCGCTGGAGGCCGCGCTCGACCCGCACGCGGACGGGGCGTACACGCTCAACGGCATCGTCACCGACCCGTCCGGGCGCTACCTGCTGACCGCCGACATGACCGGCGGCGACCTGTTCCGCGTGGACCTCGCCACCCGCGCCGTGCGGCGGGTCACGCTGCGCGGCGGCGACATGCTGCACGCCGACGGGCTGGAGCTGCGCCAGGGCACGCTGTGGGCGGTGCACAACACCGCCGACACGATCAGCCGCTGGCACGTCGCGGCGGGCGGGGGCACGGCCACCGTGGAGAAGCGGCTCACCGACCCGGCGCTGCAGCTCCCGACGACGCTGGCGCGGGTGAAGGGGACGCTCTACGTCGTGCGGTCCCAGTTCGACCGGGGCGGGCCGCTGGGGGACGAGGGCGCGCCGCAGATCCCGTTCACGGTCGCCGCAGTGCGCGGCCTCTGACGGTCACCACGGCCTCTGACCGTCACCGGGCCCCTCGCGCTTGGGCTTCGTCCGCCGGTGGGGCGGGTCAGTCGTGCTCAGGGCCGCCGCCCGGCCAGGCGTCCCCCCAGCCGACGTCCCTGGCCTGGCGGTAGAGCTCGCCCTGCCGCTTGGAGACGATCTCGTCGCGCAGGCCGTCCGTCTCGGTGCACAGGCGCAACGACACCAGGCCCTTGCGCTTCTGCGGGTGACGCAGCACCCGGGCGGCGGGGCGCGGCCGGGGAACGGCGGTGGCGGCGACGTAGGAGAACTTCTCGTCCTCGAAGCTGAGGGTGCCCGCCTTGAGCCGGCGGTGCAGGGACGTCCTGGGCAGCCGTACCGAGAAGTGGCACCAGTCCTGGCCGGGCCGGATGGGGCAGGCGCCGTCGTGCGGGCAGGGGGCGACGACGCTCAGCCCCTCCTGCACCAGGGCCTCGCGGGCGGCGGCGATCGTCGCGTAACCGGCGGGGGTGCCCGGCTCGACGACGATCACCAGGGCGGCGTCGCGGGCGAGCCAGCGCACGACGTCCGGCCGGTCCTGTTCGGGCAGCTCGCCCAGCGCGTACGACATGGTCGCCAGGTCGGCGCGGGGCCGGTCCAGGCCCGGGCGGACGGCCGCCTGCCGCCACGCGGCGCCGCGCACCCCGGCCGCGCCGGACGTACGGGCCAGACGCCGGCCCAGGTCGAGGACGTGCGGCTCGCGCTCGATGACGGTGACCTCGCGCAGGGACGGCCACAGGTCCGCGGCCGCCCAGACCGCCGCGCCCGTGCCGCCGCCCGCGTCGAGCTGGCTGACCGGCTCGAACCCCGGCATCAGGGCCGCCGCGTGCCGCATGGCGGTCGCGGCGGCGGCGTACGTGGCGGGCATGCGGTAGGCGGCGTACGCGGCGACGTCCGCCTCGCCGCGCATGTGAGCGGTCTCGGCGGGGGCGCCGGCCCGGTAGCGCTCGGTGAGCTGCGCGACCGAGCGGGCCAGCTCCTGGGGCGAGTGACGGGCCAGGGCCTTGTCCAGGGCGGCGCTGAGGTCGTCGGGCAGCATGGGCGGGTTCGCTTTCGGGGTGACGGGTGGGTGCGCGGGCCCCGCTCGTCCGGGCCCCCGGCCGCGGGCGGCCCGCACGGCGGCTGCCCGGCCCCGATGAACGGCGGCTCGGCGCCCTGAGCCATTATCGACCATCCCCACCCCTGCGACCACCGCCCCTCTCCCCGTACGCCCGCCCCGCCCCCGAACGCCCATCCCTCTGCCATACGCCCGCCACTCCCTCGGACGCCCATCACACCCCCGCACGTCCACCGCTCCCGGACGCCCACCGCTTCCTCCGGACGCCCACCGCTTCCCTCGAACGTTCGCCACTCCTCCGGACCCCCACCGCTTCCCCCGGGCGCCCGCCCCCTGGGACGCCCGCCGCCTGCCATCCTCCTCAGACACCTGCCGCACTCCCCGGACGCCCGCCACTTTCCCAGGACCCCGCCTCCCACAGTCCGGGGGTGCGCCGGCGGCGAACAGGCGCCCGCCCCGCCCCCACGCCCACGTAGCGTCGTCGGCGTGACGATCGTCGTGGACGGCGTGGAGATCGCCTACGAGGAAGCGGGCCCGGCCACGGGCAGGGCCATGGACAGGGGCACGGGCAGCGGCGCGGTCGTGTTCGTGCACGCCAGCGTGGGCGACATGCGCATGTGGGACCACCAGTTCCGGTCGTCGTCCGAGCGGCACCGGGTGATCCGCTACGACCGGCGCGGCTTCGGCCGCTCCGGCGACGCCACGGGCGAGGTGTGCCACCACGAGGACCTGCTGGCCGTGCTCGACGCCCTGAACATCGGCCGGGCGGTCCTGGTCGGCGCGTCGATGGGCGGCGGGTACGCCGTCGAGGCGGCCCTCGCCGCGCCGTCCCGGGTGGCGGGTCTCGTGCTGGTCGGCGCGGGCCTGCCGGGCCACACCTGGCCGCCCGAAATGCTGGAGCAGGCCCGCGAGCGCGTGCACTCCTCGGTGCCCGCCGACCGTCTGAAGAGCTACCGCCACGGCACGGCCGCGCACGTGGACCCGGCGGACGTGCGGGCGATGGCGGAGGCGCACACGCTCTGGCAGGTCGCGGGCCCCGACCGCGGCCGGGACGCGCTGAGCGACGAGGTGTGGGAGGCCGCGGTGGAGATGTGCGAGCTGGTCTTCCTGCGCTCCTGGTCCGTCCCGAGTCCGCCGGAGCGCTTCCTCGACCCGCCGGCCGCGGGCCGCCTGGCGGAGGTCTCCGCGCCCACCCTGGTGATCAACGGCCTGTCGGACGTGCCCGGCATCCAGGAGGTGTCACGCATCCTGGCCAAGGGCATCCCGGGCGCGCGCCTGCTCGAACTCCCCAGCACGGGCCACCTGCCGTCCGTCGAACGCCCGGAGCAGGTGACCCGGGCGCTGACCGCGTTCATCACCGAGACCCTGAACCCCTGAACCCTCGGACCCCCGGACCGCCGGGAAGCCGAGTCACTGAACCACCGCGCCACGCAGGGGCGGTCAGCCCGCGCTGTCCAGGAGCGCGGCCAGGCGTTTGGGCGCGACGAGCCGGTAGCTGTCCCTGATCAGCTCGTCGAGCTCGTCCCAGTCCTGCTCGACGTCGAGCCGCGCGCCGAGCCAGCCCTTGCCGCCGACGTAGTCGGGCACGAAGAACCGGTCGGGCTGGGCGCTCACCATCGCCTCCTGCACGCCCGGCCCGGCCTTGAACGTCATCGACCGCCCGTCCTCGCTGGTCATGACGAACAGCTTCTCCCGCACCCGGTAGGACGGCGCGGTGTGCCCGCCGAAGGGTTTCTCCGCCGCTTCCGGCAGGCCCAGGCAGATCTCCCGCAGCCGCGCCGCCACCTCATCGTCGATCATGTACGCCTCCCGTTCGCCGAGACGGCGAGAGTACCGCGCCCCTCCGACAATTCCCGCCCTCCTGACGGCAGTTGCGCTCCTCACGGCAGCAGGGCGCGCAGCGGCAGCAGGACGGCGCTGGCCAGCCCACCCCCGAGGATCAGCCCCGACCCGGCCGTCGCCGCCAGGGAGCCGCCGCCGGCGACCACCCGCCCGCGGAGCAGGCGCCGCACGACCCCGCCCGCCACGACGGCGGACGACGTCGCGGGCGGGAGCAGGATCCCGAGGCCGAGCATGGTCGGCATCGCCGCCGGCCACCACGACAGGACGGCCCCCAGCCCGCCCGCCGCCGCCAGGTACGCCCCGGCCGAGGCCGCCTGCCGCGCCGAGCCGCGCAGCAGGTCGTCGAGGAACGCGATCGCCGTCGCGACGGGCGCGGGAAGGACGGCCGTGCCGGCGGCCCCGCTCCTGGCCACCGCGTACAGCAGGCCGACCCCGGCGAGCGCGCCGACGGCGCTCCCGAACGCCTGGCAGGACAGCAGCACCCGCCGCGGAGGCGTCTCACCGGGCGGCGCGTGGTGCGCCACCTTGGCCGCCTCGACGAAGTAGGCCGAGGCGAGGGAGACGCAGCACACGAGCCCGGCGACGGCGTACCCGACCGGGGCGGGGACGCGCAGCAACGCGAGCACGACGATCGCCAGATACTGCAGGACCGCGACGGGGGCCAGGCCGATGGCGGCGTTGACACGGTTGAGCAGCAGGGCGAACAGCAGCGTCATGGCGGGCAGCCCGGCCGCGACGAACAGCCCGGCCGGCACGTCCCGCAGCACGACGCCGAGCACGACGACGACCGCGCCGTACCCGCCGGCCACCGCCGCCACGGCGAGAGCCTTCGAAGCGCTCCCCTCCCCCGTCACCCGCCGCTCGACACCTTTCTCGTACGCCCCGCGCCGCCCCGCCCCGAGGAGCCGCGATCGTGCGCCGCCGCAGCCCCGCTCCCGCACCACGAAGCCCACCCCGTACCCGAGCAGCAACCCCGCCCCCACCGCCACCACGTACGGCGACCCCAGATGCTCCACATACCCCTCACCCCCGCCGGACGACGCGGACAACCCCCACGTCAGTACCGAGTAGCCGGCCCCGCCCGCCACCCAGACCGCCGCCGCGCCCGAGATCCTGAGCCCCAGCCCGAACAGCATGGGCGACAACGACACCGCCACGTAGGACGGCAGCCCCGGGCCGAGCCGCACGCTGTCGTGCCCGGTCAGCGTCGCCGCCGCCGCGACGAGCGCGCCCGCCGCCGCGGCCACGAGCAGCACGCGCTGCCCGCCGTCCCCGGCCGCCTCGCCGCCGCCCGGCCGGGTGAGCGTCCGCATGAGGTCGATGACCGGCCACAGCGCGGGATAGCGCAGCGACGCGTCGCTGACGACGGACGGGGCCAGCAGCAGCCCCGCGCCGATGCCGGCCAGGTTCGCCAGCAGCGCGAGACCGGCCAGGGCGGGCCAGGACGGCTCGCCGCCGCGCAGGAGCGCCGCGCCCACGGCCGCGTCCAGCCCGGCGACCGCGAGCGACCCGCCCGAGGCGGTGGCGTACGCGACGAACAGGGCCGGCCAGCTCAGCAGCCGGACCAGCCGCAGGACGGCGCCGCCGGCCAGCACGACGACGATGGCGCCGCCGAAGCCGGTGCCGACGGTGAAGGTGAGGACGACGTTGAGCGCGCTCAGCCCGGTCCCGAGCACCGCGCCGATCGCGAGCGACACGACCAGAGCCCGGCGGGGCGGCCCCCGCCCGACCCCGCCACTGGCCGCGCCCAACGCGGCGGGGCCCGCCGTCCCGGACGCGGACACCGCGGCCTCGGGAGCGGAGCGCCGCCGCTTGGGGGCCCTGGCCACGGTCCGGTGTTACCCGCACCCTTAAGGCCCTTAACGGCAGCCATTCCATACAGGCGAGGTATTGCGGTGACACGCCGATGTCGCGTAGAGCGAAGAGGGGAGGAGTATGCGTTCTCGCAGCGTGTGGAGGGTGGCGCTGGTCGTCGTCGCGCTCGTGGCCGGTCTGGGTCCGCTCCAGGGGCCAGAGGCGCTGGACGGGCTGGTCGGGCTGGCGGTACGGCGGCTGCGGCTGGCCGACGAGGTGGCGGCGGCCAAGTACGTCACCGGCGCGCCGGTCACCGACGCGGCGCGGGAGCGGCGGCTGCTGGAGCGGGTCGGCGAGGAGTCGGCCGGTGTCGGGCTGGCTCCAGCGATCGGCGTGCGGTTCTTCCGGGCGCAGATCGAGGCGGGGAAGGCGGTGCAGCGCGGCCTGCACGCGCGCTGGCGCGCGGACCCGGCGTCCGCTCCCCGTCGCCCGCCCGACCTGGCCACCGGCGTGCGGCCGCGGCTCGACCGGCTCACTCTCCCGATGGTGCGCCTGCTGCTGCGGCTCGGCCCGTTGCGGGAGGAGCCGGGACGCTGCCGGGACGCGCTCGTCCGGGCGTGGCCGGCCGCGCGGGCGGGGCTCGACCGGCTGCACCGCGACGCGTTGGGCGTGGCCCTCGCCCCGCTGTGCGCCCCCGAGCCCGCCGCACGCGCGCCGGAGCCGCCCCGGTCCGCCGCGCCGGCAGCCGCCGGGGCCGGTCGACGGGCGTGCCTCAGTGCGTGCGCTCGCCCTCGGGCTTCTCGATGAGCGGCGTGTCCACCAGGTGCTCGATGAGGAACCACGTCTGCAGCTCGTTGGTCCGGATCACCTCGGACACCAGCAGGTCGTTGGTGCCGTCGTCGCCCATCTCCTGCGCACGGGACGCGGCGTCGTGGCAGGCGACCAGGATCGTCTCGTGCGCCTCGATCAGGCGGGAGAGCATCGCGGGCACCTCCTCGCAGCCGTTCGGGGGCCGCGGGATCACGGTGATCTCGGCGACGTGGCGCGGGTCCCCGACGGCGACGCCGCCGAGCGTCTGCACCCGTTCGGCGATCTTGTCCACGAGTTCGACCTGCTCCTCGGCGTGCTTGTCCAGCAGCAGGTGGAGCTGGTAGAAGGTGGGGCCGCGCATCAGCCAGTGGTGCTTCTTGTACAGGGCGTAGAGGATCTGCGTGTCGGCGAGGATCTGGTTGAGGCGCTCGCACGAGTACATGCGCGCGTCCCGCGACAGGCCGAGCGGGAACATCCGCACGGTGCCGAACTCCTGGATCTCCACGCCGTTGACGTGCAGCCACGGCTGGCTGTCTGCCTTGGCCTTGGTGGCCTTGGTGGAACGTTTGGTCGGCATGCGCGTCTCCTCGGAACGGCGAACAGCAACAATCGCCATCAACCTCCCCTCCCCCGCCCCAAGCGCCGCCGGGAACCTGCACAAAAGACGGTCAATCCTGCCGCACAGGACGACGGGCAGAGCGAGGGGCGGGGCGAGGGACAGCATGGCGGGCGGGGAACGCGTGCCGCCGGGCCGCGACCGCCACCGCCAGGGCGCCGGCCAGCAGCGGCAGCGCGGCCCACGGCAGGGCCGCCGCGCCGGCGGATTCCAGCACCAGGCCCCCGGCCAGCGACCCCCCGGCGATGCCCGCGTTGTAGACGGTGGTCTGCATGGAGGTGGCCACGTCGGCGTCGGCCGGTCCGGCGGCTCGCACCAGCGCCGTCTGCAGCAGCGTCGGCACTCCCCCGAAGGCCGCCCCCCACAGTGCCGCGCCGATCAGAGTCAGGGGTAGGGACGCGGCAAGGGACGCGGCGCCGCCGAGCAGGGGCATGACCGCTGCCATCACGGCCAGCACCGCCAGCAGCGCGGCCCGCGGCCACCGGTCGATCACCGCGCCGGTGACCCAGATCCCGGCGACCGTCCCGGCCCCGAACACCAGCAGCACGACGCCCGTCGCCGCCGTCCCGGACAGCGCGGCCAGCGGCGCCAGGTACGTGTACACGGCCTGGTGCCCGACCAGCACCGCCGCGGTGACGCCGAGCACGGTCCGGACGCCGGGCCGCGCCGCCACCCGGCGCAGCGGCGTCCGCTCCCCCGCCGCCTCGCCGGGAAGGTCCGGCACCTTCCACCGCGCGAACGCCGCCAGCGCGCCCGCCAGGCAGGCGAGCGCGGCGAAGGCGGCCCGCCAGCCGAGCGCCCCGGCCAGCGCCGCGCCCGCCGGGATGCCGACGCACAACGCGACCGTGATGCCGGCCGAGACGATCGCGATGGCCCGGCCGCGCCGTTCCTCGGGCACCAGGCGGGCGGCGTACCCGACGAGCATGGCCCACAGCAGCCCGCCCATGACGCCGGCCAGCAGCCGCGCGGCGAAGGTGACGGCGTACCAGGACGACAGCGCGGTCACGGCGTTGAGCAGCGCGAAGCCGCCGAGCGCGGTGACCAGGACGGGCCGCCGCCGCAGCCCGCGCACCAGGGCGGTCAGCGGGATCGCGGCCAGGGTGGACGCCGCGGCGTAGCCGGTGACGAGGAACCCGGCGCGGCTCTCGGGCACGCCCAGGGCCGCGGCGAGGCCGGGCAGCAGCCCGGCGGGCAGCAGCTCGGTCATGACGGCGGTGAACGCGGCGGCGAACAGGGCCGTCAGCGCCGCCCACGGCATCCGCACGGCGGGCCCCGGCGGGGCGAGGGTGGTCTGGGACATGCGACCATGCTGAAACCTTCACACTGATGAGAAGGCAAACGAGGAGGGCGGCATGCGGATCGGGGAGCTGTCGCGGCGCACCGGCGTGCCCACGCGGATGCTGCGCTACTACGAGGAGCAGGACCTCCTGCACCCGGACCGGGCGGGCAACGGCTACCGGGACTACCCGGAGCAGGCGGTGTACCGCGTCCAGCAGATCCGGGGGCTGCTCGACTCGGGGCTGACCACGGACATCATCCGCCGCATCATCCCGTTCCTCGACCGTCCGGACGACATCCACCTGCACCCCGACTGTCTCACCCCCGAGCTGGCCGACCTGCTCAGGGCCGAGGCGGCGCGCATCCAGCAGCGGGTGGAGTGCCTGTCCCGCAACCGCGACCGCATCCTCGCCTACCTCGCCGCGGTCGAGGCGGCGAAGAGATGACGGCGGGGAGATGACGGCGGGGAGAGGACGGGAGAGATGACGGCGGCGTCCCTGCCGGGCATCCTCGCCGCCGCCGAACGCGGCCGGCCGCCCGCGCCGGACGGCGGTCTGACGGTGGTGCCGCAGTCGTCCCCGCGCGACCTGGGCGTCATCGCGTTCACCGCGCACTCGGTGGTCTTCGCCGACCTGCCGGCCGCCTGGGTGCGCGACCGGCTGTCGCCCGGCGACCTGTCGGCGCCGCTCGGCCCGCCGTTCCTGCTGGACCTGGCGCGGCGGACCGGGCGGCGCGCCGGGACGCTGGACCTGCTCGCGCTCGCGGCGCCGCTGCCCGGCCCGGCGCCGCTCGCGCTGGAGCGGAGCGCCGGGCTGGAGCACGCGCGGGCGGCTCGGGCCTGGAGGTACCGGGACGAGGTCCGCGTGTGGGTGTGCGAGGGCGGCCTGCTCTGCGTGGGGCGGGGCGTGGGCGGCCGGTGGGAGGTCGCCGTGGAGGTCGAGCCGGCGCACCGGGGGCGGGGGCTCGGCCGGCTGCTCGCCACGGCCGCCCGCCACCTGGCTCCCCGGCCGCTGTGGGCGCAGATCGCCCCGGGCAACGCGGCGAGCGTGCGGGCGTTCCTGGCCGCCGGGTACGTGCCGCTCGGCGCCGAGGTCCTGCTGACGCCGCCCTGAACGGGCTTTTACCGGTCATCGGCTCCCCGTTGCCCTAAACCGGGTGTGGCGTAGCGCGAACGCCTCAAGATCGCTACGTATAGTGATCAGCGATGTCACTTCGTGATCACAGGGGGGAATCATGAGACGTAGCCTCATCGCCGCCGGTGGAGCCTTCATCGCCGCAACCGTCATGTTCGGGGGCGTGGCCGCGGCGGGCGGCAACCCGAACGACGAGTGGAACGACCAGTGGACTCACGCCTGGGGCCACTGGGCTCACGAATCGCCCCAGGACTGCGCCCTCGGCATGAACGACGATGCCACGTACCACCACGTCACCAAGCACGGAGTGTTCGCCGGCACCCGGGACGCCGACGCCTGCAAGGGCGGCCCCGAGACCACCATGGACAGGCCGGAGGAGGACGCCCCCGGCGCCTGACAACCGGCACCGTCGCAGCAGCCGGCCGTCCCGGCGCCCGCTTCAGGGCGCCGGGACGGCCGCGTTCCCGGGGCCCGTTCCCGGGCCGCTCTTTCCGGGCCGCTCTTCCCGGGCGGCCGGACTTCGGGCGCTGCTACGCTTCACCGCGTAACCAGGTCGGGACCGCAAGGAGAGTCGCGCGTTGGTCGTCTACGCCGGTCAGGGGGACGCCCGCCGTTCGATGGCGCTGCTGTGGCGCGCCGGGCAGGAGCGGGGCGAGCCGCGGCCGGGCCCCAAGCCGGGGCTGAGCGTCGACGTGATCGTCGACGCGGCGATCGAGGTGGCCGACGCCGAGGGCATGGCGGCGCTGTCGATGCGCAAGGTCGGCGAGCGGCTGGGGCGCACCGGGATGGCGCTCTACACGTACGTGCCGAGCAAGGGCGAGCTGGTCGACCTCATGTACGACCAGGCCATGGCCGAGCTGCCCGCCGAGTACGACCTGAGCGGCGGCTGGCGGCCGGCCGTCACCGCGTGGGCCGAGCAGACCCGCGCCTTCTACCTGCGCCACCCGTGGATCCTCCAGGTGTCGCAGGCCCGGCCGGTGCTGGGGCCGAACGAGTTCGCCGCGCTGGAGACCCTGGTCGGCGTGCTGCGCGCGACCGGGCTGCGGCCGCCCCGGGTGCGGGGCGTGGTGGCCCTGCTGTACGACTTCGTGCGCGGCGCGGCCAGGACGGTCGCCGAGTCGCGCCAGGCCCCGTCGGAGACCGGCGTGTCGGACGAGGAGTGGTGGCGGGCCCGCTCGTCGCTGCTGGAGGAGGTGGCGCCCGGGTTCGCCGAGCGCTACCCGATGGCGCGGTGGGTGGAGTCGGAGGACGACTGGCCCGGCGAGGACATTCCGTACCTGGAGCATCGGGTGCGCGAGACGTTCCTGGCGGGCCTGGAGGTGATCCTCGACGGCGTCGAGGCGGCCGTCCGCGACGCCGCGCCGCGCTGACCCCGCCGCACCGACCCCGCCGCACTTGCCGCGCGACGCCAG encodes:
- a CDS encoding MerR family transcriptional regulator — encoded protein: MRIGELSRRTGVPTRMLRYYEEQDLLHPDRAGNGYRDYPEQAVYRVQQIRGLLDSGLTTDIIRRIIPFLDRPDDIHLHPDCLTPELADLLRAEAARIQQRVECLSRNRDRILAYLAAVEAAKR
- a CDS encoding MFS transporter, translated to MSQTTLAPPGPAVRMPWAALTALFAAAFTAVMTELLPAGLLPGLAAALGVPESRAGFLVTGYAAASTLAAIPLTALVRGLRRRPVLVTALGGFALLNAVTALSSWYAVTFAARLLAGVMGGLLWAMLVGYAARLVPEERRGRAIAIVSAGITVALCVGIPAGAALAGALGWRAAFAALACLAGALAAFARWKVPDLPGEAAGERTPLRRVAARPGVRTVLGVTAAVLVGHQAVYTYLAPLAALSGTAATGVVLLVFGAGTVAGIWVTGAVIDRWPRAALLAVLAVMAAVMPLLGGAASLAASLPLTLIGAALWGAAFGGVPTLLQTALVRAAGPADADVATSMQTTVYNAGIAGGSLAGGLVLESAGAAALPWAALPLLAGALAVAVAARRHAFPARHAVPRPAPRSARRPVRQD
- a CDS encoding TetR/AcrR family transcriptional regulator; this encodes MVVYAGQGDARRSMALLWRAGQERGEPRPGPKPGLSVDVIVDAAIEVADAEGMAALSMRKVGERLGRTGMALYTYVPSKGELVDLMYDQAMAELPAEYDLSGGWRPAVTAWAEQTRAFYLRHPWILQVSQARPVLGPNEFAALETLVGVLRATGLRPPRVRGVVALLYDFVRGAARTVAESRQAPSETGVSDEEWWRARSSLLEEVAPGFAERYPMARWVESEDDWPGEDIPYLEHRVRETFLAGLEVILDGVEAAVRDAAPR
- a CDS encoding GNAT family N-acetyltransferase; the encoded protein is MTAASLPGILAAAERGRPPAPDGGLTVVPQSSPRDLGVIAFTAHSVVFADLPAAWVRDRLSPGDLSAPLGPPFLLDLARRTGRRAGTLDLLALAAPLPGPAPLALERSAGLEHARAARAWRYRDEVRVWVCEGGLLCVGRGVGGRWEVAVEVEPAHRGRGLGRLLATAARHLAPRPLWAQIAPGNAASVRAFLAAGYVPLGAEVLLTPP